A region from the Desulfovibrio legallii genome encodes:
- a CDS encoding MerR family transcriptional regulator has translation MEAKTTGKTYRIGEAAELLHLKTHVLRFWETEFPQLDPIRTDKGQRLYTEEHLALLRRIQQLLHEQGMTIEGARRVLQGSAVVDETLPQRLAAVPDPEFMRGLKRQLLSLRRLLSGQ, from the coding sequence ATGGAGGCAAAGACGACCGGAAAGACCTACCGCATCGGCGAAGCGGCGGAATTGCTCCACCTCAAAACCCATGTGCTGCGCTTCTGGGAAACGGAATTCCCCCAGCTGGACCCCATCCGCACGGACAAGGGCCAGCGCCTGTATACCGAGGAGCACCTGGCCCTGCTGCGGCGCATCCAGCAATTGCTGCACGAGCAGGGCATGACCATTGAGGGCGCGCGGCGCGTGCTGCAAGGCAGCGCCGTGGTGGACGAAACCCTGCCCCAGCGTCTGGCCGCTGTGCCGGACCCGGAATTTATGCGCGGGCTCAAGCGCCAGCTGTTGTCCCTGCGCCGCCTGCTCAGCGGGCAATAA
- the rpe gene encoding ribulose-phosphate 3-epimerase has translation MILSPSLLSADFARLAEELAALEAAGVAWLHLDVMDGAFVPNITFGPPLIKALRPLSGLFFDVHLMVEDPARHLAAFAAAGADMLVVHAEADRHPQRTLCAIRELGCKAGVALNPGTDVSAVRWLAADMDMLLVMSVNPGFSGQAFIPASFAKLRAARRLLDENGGENVLIQVDGGVCPENAAALQDAGADVLVSGSAFFGHKPYKTRLAAFAAACAGREPRPALKAATGWK, from the coding sequence ATGATCCTTTCACCTTCCCTGTTGTCCGCGGATTTCGCCCGCCTGGCCGAGGAGCTGGCCGCGCTGGAAGCCGCGGGCGTAGCTTGGCTGCACCTGGACGTCATGGACGGGGCCTTTGTGCCCAACATCACCTTCGGTCCCCCGCTCATCAAAGCCCTGAGGCCCCTGAGCGGGCTTTTTTTTGACGTCCATCTTATGGTGGAAGACCCCGCCCGCCACCTGGCCGCCTTTGCCGCCGCCGGGGCGGATATGCTGGTCGTCCACGCCGAGGCCGACCGCCATCCCCAGCGTACCCTCTGCGCCATACGCGAGCTGGGCTGCAAGGCGGGCGTGGCCCTAAACCCCGGCACGGACGTGAGCGCCGTGCGCTGGCTGGCCGCGGATATGGACATGCTGCTTGTCATGAGCGTGAACCCCGGCTTTTCCGGCCAGGCCTTCATCCCGGCGAGCTTCGCCAAGCTCCGCGCGGCCCGCAGGCTGCTGGACGAAAACGGCGGCGAAAACGTCCTCATCCAGGTGGACGGCGGGGTCTGCCCCGAAAACGCCGCCGCCCTGCAGGACGCCGGGGCCGACGTACTGGTTTCCGGCTCGGCCTTTTTCGGCCATAAACCCTACAAAACGCGCCTGGCGGCCTTTGCCGCCGCCTGCGCCGGACGCGAACCCCGCCCCGCCCTTAAGGCCGCGACGGGCTGGAAGTAA
- the tkt gene encoding transketolase — MPTRRQCANALRILAVDAIEKARSGHPGAPLGMADMAEALWRHVLRHNPANPRWHDRDRFVLSNGHASMLLYGLLHLSGYDLPLEEIENFRQWGSKAAGHPEYDPDMGVEMTTGPLGQGLASAVGMALAERLLAARYNTPEHTVVDHRTYVFAGDGCLMEGVSYEACSLAGTWGLGRLIVLYDANGISIDGKVEGWFTEDVAGRFTACGWQVLGPVDGHDAAALDAALAAAQAEEGKPSLIICHTHIGFGSPKADSASCHGSPLGPEGVAATRTALGWTEPPFVIPEDIRAAWDAHARGRALEAAWQRAFDAYRAAHPDLAAEFERRMRGELPDDWAATARQIVEDALNAREDLATRVASRKTLETLTTRLPELLGGSADLTGSVGTLTAASVRLDPRTHTGNYISYGVREFGMSAVMNGLALHGGFIPYAGTFLSFADQAKNALRLAALMGVRAVWVFTHDSIGVGEDGPTHQPVEQLNMLRATPGLRVWRPCDTVETAAAWRCALESTCPSVLSLSRQTLPFCPRDAAQTAAIARGGYVLQDCAGTPELILLATGSEVGLALAAAEQLGAEGRRVRVVSMPCTELFDVQDAAYRESVLPRAVRARIAIEAAAVDWWRKYVGLDGAVLGMERFGASAPGKVVFERLGFTVPHVLELAQALLA; from the coding sequence ATGCCTACCCGCAGACAGTGCGCCAACGCCCTCCGCATTCTGGCCGTGGACGCCATAGAAAAGGCCCGTTCCGGGCATCCCGGCGCGCCGCTGGGCATGGCCGACATGGCCGAAGCCCTCTGGCGGCATGTGCTCCGGCACAATCCCGCCAATCCTCGCTGGCACGACCGGGACCGCTTTGTGCTCTCCAACGGGCACGCCTCCATGCTGCTCTACGGCTTGCTGCACCTTTCCGGCTATGACCTGCCGCTGGAGGAAATTGAAAACTTCCGCCAGTGGGGCTCCAAGGCGGCGGGGCATCCGGAATACGATCCGGATATGGGCGTGGAGATGACCACCGGCCCGCTGGGTCAGGGGCTGGCCTCGGCCGTGGGCATGGCCCTGGCCGAACGCCTGCTGGCCGCGCGCTACAACACGCCGGAGCACACGGTGGTGGACCACCGTACCTACGTCTTTGCCGGCGACGGCTGCCTCATGGAGGGCGTGTCCTATGAGGCCTGCTCCCTGGCGGGCACCTGGGGCCTGGGGCGGCTCATTGTGCTGTACGACGCCAACGGCATTTCCATTGACGGCAAGGTGGAGGGCTGGTTCACGGAGGACGTGGCCGGGCGTTTCACGGCCTGCGGCTGGCAGGTGCTGGGCCCGGTGGACGGGCACGACGCCGCCGCGCTGGACGCGGCCCTGGCCGCTGCCCAGGCGGAAGAAGGCAAACCCAGCCTGATCATCTGCCATACGCACATCGGCTTCGGTTCGCCCAAGGCGGATTCCGCCTCCTGCCACGGCTCACCCCTGGGGCCAGAAGGCGTGGCCGCCACGCGCACGGCCCTGGGCTGGACAGAACCGCCCTTTGTCATCCCAGAGGACATCCGCGCCGCCTGGGACGCGCACGCGCGCGGTCGCGCTCTTGAGGCTGCCTGGCAGCGCGCCTTTGACGCCTACCGCGCGGCCCACCCCGACCTGGCCGCCGAATTTGAACGCCGCATGCGCGGGGAACTGCCCGACGACTGGGCCGCCACGGCCCGCCAGATCGTGGAGGACGCCCTGAACGCGCGGGAAGACCTGGCCACCCGCGTGGCCTCGCGCAAGACGCTGGAAACGCTGACAACGCGCCTGCCGGAGCTGCTGGGCGGCTCCGCCGATCTCACGGGCTCCGTGGGCACGCTCACGGCCGCGTCCGTGCGGCTGGACCCCAGAACGCATACGGGCAACTACATTTCCTACGGCGTGCGGGAATTTGGCATGAGCGCCGTCATGAACGGCCTGGCCCTGCACGGCGGCTTCATTCCCTATGCGGGCACGTTCCTTTCGTTTGCGGATCAGGCCAAGAACGCCCTGCGCCTGGCGGCGCTCATGGGCGTGCGGGCCGTGTGGGTGTTTACCCACGATTCCATCGGCGTGGGAGAGGACGGCCCCACCCACCAGCCCGTGGAGCAGCTCAACATGCTGCGCGCCACTCCGGGCCTGCGCGTCTGGCGGCCTTGCGATACGGTGGAAACCGCCGCGGCCTGGCGCTGCGCCCTGGAAAGTACCTGCCCCAGCGTGCTTTCTCTCTCGCGCCAGACCCTGCCCTTCTGCCCGCGGGATGCGGCGCAGACGGCGGCCATCGCCCGCGGCGGTTATGTGCTGCAGGATTGCGCGGGCACGCCGGAGCTTATTTTGCTGGCCACGGGCTCGGAAGTGGGCCTGGCCCTGGCGGCGGCGGAACAGCTTGGCGCGGAAGGCCGCCGGGTGCGCGTGGTTTCCATGCCCTGTACGGAGCTTTTTGACGTCCAGGACGCCGCCTATAGGGAAAGCGTGCTGCCCCGCGCGGTGCGCGCCCGCATTGCCATAGAAGCGGCAGCCGTGGATTGGTGGCGCAAGTATGTGGGCCTGGACGGCGCGGTGCTGGGCATGGAGCGCTTCGGCGCGTCCGCGCCGGGCAAGGTGGTTTTTGAGCGCTTGGGCTTCACTGTACCGCATGTGCTGGAGCTGGCGCAAGCGTTGCTGGCCTAG
- a CDS encoding phosphoglycerate kinase, with amino-acid sequence MPIRKMQDVDLAGKTVVIREDLNVPMKDGAVSNDKRIRAALPTINLALEQGAGVIVLSHLGRPTEGQFEEQFSLKPVAARLGELLGRPVTLAPTFAEAKAAPGAVTLLENVRFLKGEKKNDPDLAARLAGLGEVYVMDAFGAAHRAHASTEGAVRAAKKACAGPLLQAELEAFGKVLDNPARPLVAIIGGSKVSSKLGLLENLLNTVDVLMVGGGIANTFLAAAGYMVGKSLCEEDLVPEAKKIMEQAKTLNKEFPLPVDVVTAEDLAPGQRASAHAVGDVPPDQMILDIGPETVAAYEKLLAKAATVVWNGPVGAFETDPFGQGTKALANFLAGGKAFVVVGGGDSVAAVEKYGLADKMGYISTGGGASLELLEGKILPAVAALEAVS; translated from the coding sequence ATGCCGATCAGGAAAATGCAGGACGTGGACCTGGCGGGCAAAACCGTGGTCATTCGCGAGGATCTCAATGTGCCCATGAAGGACGGGGCCGTGAGCAACGATAAGCGCATCCGCGCGGCCCTGCCCACCATCAATCTGGCCCTGGAACAGGGCGCGGGCGTTATTGTGCTTTCGCACCTGGGCCGGCCCACGGAAGGGCAGTTTGAGGAGCAGTTTTCCCTCAAGCCCGTGGCGGCGCGCCTGGGCGAGCTGCTGGGGCGGCCCGTGACCCTGGCCCCCACCTTTGCGGAAGCCAAGGCCGCGCCGGGCGCGGTGACCCTGCTGGAGAACGTGCGTTTTCTTAAGGGCGAGAAAAAGAACGACCCGGACCTGGCCGCCCGCCTGGCGGGCCTGGGCGAGGTCTACGTCATGGACGCCTTTGGCGCGGCCCACCGGGCCCACGCCTCCACTGAAGGCGCTGTGCGCGCGGCCAAAAAGGCCTGCGCCGGGCCCTTGCTGCAGGCGGAGCTGGAAGCCTTCGGCAAGGTGCTGGATAACCCCGCCCGCCCTCTGGTGGCCATTATTGGCGGATCCAAGGTTTCCTCCAAGCTGGGCCTGCTGGAAAATCTGCTCAATACGGTGGACGTGCTCATGGTGGGCGGCGGCATTGCCAATACCTTCCTGGCCGCAGCCGGGTACATGGTGGGCAAAAGCCTGTGCGAGGAAGACCTGGTGCCTGAGGCCAAAAAAATCATGGAGCAGGCCAAGACCCTGAACAAAGAGTTCCCCCTGCCTGTGGACGTGGTTACGGCCGAGGATCTGGCCCCAGGCCAGCGGGCCAGCGCCCATGCCGTGGGCGACGTGCCCCCGGACCAGATGATTCTGGATATCGGGCCGGAAACCGTGGCCGCGTATGAAAAGCTGCTCGCCAAGGCCGCCACCGTGGTCTGGAACGGCCCCGTGGGGGCCTTTGAGACTGATCCCTTCGGGCAGGGCACCAAGGCGCTGGCCAATTTCCTGGCTGGCGGCAAGGCCTTTGTGGTGGTGGGCGGCGGCGACTCTGTGGCGGCTGTGGAAAAATACGGCCTGGCCGACAAGATGGGCTATATTTCCACCGGCGGCGGCGCGTCCCTGGAGCTTCTGGAAGGCAAAATCCTACCCGCCGTGGCCGCGCTGGAAGCCGTGTCCTAG